In the genome of Brachionichthys hirsutus isolate HB-005 chromosome 23, CSIRO-AGI_Bhir_v1, whole genome shotgun sequence, one region contains:
- the LOC137911684 gene encoding uncharacterized protein — protein MEAHTGEVGVFVRIRPTANFPHNLIECLPDGQLSLTSRPLSSSPPPKDEAFECLKVGQGGEINAVFKESKAALLERRDLLRQLGEEVNAVKRQIDSTAATRQQYEELTGGRDVQREGQRWRDVKAQQPNDSHYFSAKTKKVPAALCGVSALSMTSVQLLKLARISCRCSTEQFLKVLARDRVRAPVWKGSLESEMSRWIHITLYHIWPKR, from the exons ATGGAGGCTCACACAGGTGAAGTCGGAGTCTTCGTCCGGATCAGACCGACGGCTAACTTCCCTCACAACCTTATTGAGTGTCTCCCAGACGGGCAG CTCAGCTTGACCAGTCGGCCTCTGTCCAGCTCTCCTCCGCCCAAAGACGAAGCCTTTGAGTGTCTTAAGGTCGGACAAGGCGGCGAGATTAACGCCGTCTTTAAGGAGAGCAAAGCGGCGCTGCTGGAACGCCGGGACCTCCTCCGACAGCTCGGCGAGGAGGTGAACGCCGTCAAGAGACAGATCGACAGCACCGCGGCGACCAGACAGCAGTACGAGGAGCTGACGGGAGGCCGAG ACGTGCAACGTGAAGGTCAAAGGTGGCGTGATGTAAAAGCCCAGCAGCCGAACGACAGCCATTATTTCAGCGCTAAGACAAAGAAGGTTCCTGCGGCTCTCTGTGGCGTTTCTGCTTTAAG TATGACCAGCGTGCAGTTGCTGAAGCTAGCCAGGATTTCATGTCGGTGCTCAACAGAGCAATTCCTGAAGGTGCTGGCCAGAGACAGAGTCCGAGCACCAGTGTGGAAAGGGTCTCTGGAGTCTGAGATGAGCAG GTGGATTCACATTACATTGTATCACATCTGGCCCAAGAGATGA